A window from Streptomyces sp. NBC_00335 encodes these proteins:
- a CDS encoding AraC family transcriptional regulator encodes MLERLNQALEHLESRLDQEIDMAEVARIAAVSEYHFRRLFSALAGMPLPVYVRRRRMTLAGAEVLAGELTLLDVAVRYGYGSGEAFARAFRSVHGIGPGEARRTGAVLTAQPRMSFRVVVEGSTAMRYRIVEKEPFRVLGRKARVPLVHEGANTAATAHVESLDERTVLRMKELSGLEPEGVLSAVVHLTDSREEGAEVDYWVGVVTGPGTTAGTAGTAGIAGIADGELDSLDALDVPAGTWAVFDNHGPYPSSLQDLWRDVFTQWFPSNPYASRPGPELLLTRPVAIGAETDSQLWIPVERDRG; translated from the coding sequence GTGCTGGAGCGGCTGAACCAGGCGTTGGAACACCTGGAGTCCCGCCTCGACCAGGAGATCGACATGGCCGAGGTGGCCCGGATCGCCGCCGTGTCGGAGTACCACTTCCGGCGGCTGTTCTCCGCGCTCGCGGGGATGCCGCTCCCGGTGTACGTGCGCCGCCGGCGGATGACGCTCGCCGGGGCCGAGGTGCTGGCCGGGGAGCTGACGCTGCTCGATGTCGCGGTGCGGTACGGGTACGGCTCGGGCGAGGCGTTCGCCCGGGCGTTCCGGTCGGTGCACGGCATCGGGCCGGGCGAGGCCCGGCGCACGGGTGCGGTGCTCACGGCGCAGCCCCGCATGTCCTTCCGGGTCGTCGTCGAAGGAAGCACGGCCATGCGCTACCGGATCGTGGAGAAGGAGCCGTTCCGGGTCCTCGGCAGGAAGGCCCGGGTGCCGCTCGTGCACGAGGGGGCCAACACGGCCGCCACGGCCCATGTGGAGAGCCTGGACGAGCGGACGGTCCTGCGGATGAAGGAGCTGTCCGGCCTGGAGCCGGAGGGGGTCCTGTCGGCGGTGGTGCACCTGACCGACAGCCGGGAGGAGGGCGCCGAGGTGGACTACTGGGTCGGCGTGGTGACGGGTCCCGGGACGACCGCCGGGACCGCCGGGACCGCCGGGATCGCCGGGATCGCCGACGGGGAACTCGACTCCCTCGACGCCCTCGACGTGCCGGCCGGTACCTGGGCGGTCTTCGACAACCACGGCCCCTATCCGAGCTCCCTCCAGGATCTGTGGCGCGACGTGTTCACCCAGTGGTTCCCGTCGAACCCGTACGCGAGCCGGCCGGGTCCCGAGCTCCTGCTGACGCGGCCGGTGGCGATCGGTGCGGAGACCGACTCCCAGCTGTGGATCCCCGTCGAGCGGGACCGCGGCTGA
- a CDS encoding serine hydrolase domain-containing protein — MNDIKGYCEPQFGAVHEALAGLLAKEDVGASAAVFIDGEPVVDLWGGYADADRSADWEGSTLTCVNSTTKNMTALCALILADRGLLDLSAPVAAYWPEFAAAGKEGVLVRHVLSHTAGLPDLPGLRSVEELYDWEAVTAGLAARAPSWEPGTAAGYHALTFGFLVGEIVRRVTGLGIGEFFAQEVAGPLGADFHIGLPAEHDHRVAPLIPPPSLTDAYAASAPPGPDGARREDTAVAVRGRDVNSPAWRRAQIPAVNGFGNARSVALVQSALANRGTAGGVRLLSPQGCEPAWQEVFAGPDRVLGTPMCWTAGFGKFGNTFGWGGWGGSLVVSDPDARMTVAYVMNQMIDRDRQQDDRGMEIVMAAYAGLG, encoded by the coding sequence ATGAACGACATTAAGGGATATTGCGAGCCGCAGTTCGGCGCGGTCCACGAGGCACTTGCGGGGTTGCTGGCCAAGGAAGACGTGGGCGCTTCGGCGGCCGTCTTCATCGACGGCGAGCCGGTGGTCGACCTCTGGGGCGGGTACGCCGATGCGGACCGTTCCGCCGACTGGGAGGGCTCCACCCTCACCTGCGTGAACTCGACGACCAAGAACATGACGGCCCTGTGCGCGCTGATCCTGGCCGACCGGGGCCTCCTCGACCTGTCCGCGCCGGTCGCCGCCTACTGGCCCGAGTTCGCCGCGGCGGGCAAGGAGGGCGTGCTGGTACGGCACGTCCTCTCGCACACCGCGGGTCTGCCGGACCTCCCCGGGCTGCGGTCGGTGGAGGAGCTCTACGACTGGGAGGCCGTGACGGCGGGGCTGGCCGCGCGGGCGCCCTCATGGGAACCGGGAACGGCCGCCGGCTACCACGCCCTCACCTTCGGGTTCCTCGTCGGCGAGATCGTCCGCCGCGTCACCGGCCTCGGCATCGGCGAGTTCTTCGCGCAGGAGGTCGCCGGGCCGCTGGGCGCGGACTTCCACATCGGGCTCCCCGCGGAGCACGACCACCGCGTCGCACCGCTGATCCCGCCGCCGTCCCTGACCGACGCGTACGCCGCCAGCGCGCCGCCCGGACCGGACGGTGCACGCCGCGAGGACACAGCCGTCGCCGTCCGGGGCAGGGACGTCAACTCCCCGGCCTGGCGCCGCGCGCAGATCCCCGCGGTGAACGGCTTCGGCAACGCCCGCTCCGTCGCCCTGGTCCAGTCGGCCCTGGCGAACCGGGGAACGGCCGGCGGCGTGCGACTGCTGTCCCCCCAGGGGTGCGAGCCCGCGTGGCAGGAGGTGTTCGCCGGTCCCGACCGCGTCCTGGGTACGCCCATGTGCTGGACGGCGGGCTTCGGGAAGTTCGGCAACACCTTCGGCTGGGGCGGCTGGGGCGGCTCTCTGGTGGTCAGCGATCCCGACGCACGGATGACGGTGGCCTACGTCATGAACCAGATGATCGACAGGGACCGGCAGCAGGACGACCGCGGCATGGAGATCGTCATGGCCGCGTACGCCGGACTGGGCTGA
- a CDS encoding TOBE domain-containing protein — protein sequence MESYTIGQAARLLGVSVDTARRWADAERFPTHRDGTRRMVDGPDLAAFCVEVAQEGGDGEEAAYTSARNAFPGIVTGVKLGTVDAQVEIQAGPHRVVSLLTREAVEELGLEVGARATARVKSTSVFIDRS from the coding sequence GCTGCTCGGCGTCAGCGTAGACACGGCCCGGCGGTGGGCCGACGCGGAGCGGTTCCCGACGCATCGCGACGGTACCCGGCGGATGGTCGACGGGCCGGACCTGGCGGCGTTCTGCGTGGAGGTCGCGCAGGAGGGCGGCGACGGCGAGGAGGCCGCGTACACCTCGGCGCGCAACGCCTTCCCCGGCATCGTGACGGGCGTGAAACTGGGCACGGTCGACGCCCAGGTGGAGATCCAGGCCGGACCGCACCGCGTGGTGTCGCTGCTGACCCGGGAGGCCGTGGAGGAACTGGGCCTGGAGGTCGGAGCGAGGGCGACGGCACGGGTGAAGTCCACGAGCGTCTTCATCGACCGGTCCTAG
- a CDS encoding GNAT family N-acetyltransferase — translation MQQVDVDGSATAELVGERVRLEPLELRHHDGLCEAVRDGSLWELAVTIVPHPDDVRGFIEDAIAARAAGTQIPYATVDAATGRVIGSTRLMVINTANRRLEIGWTFLAASWQRSGANTEAKLLMLTHAFEALGMNRVELLTDVRNAKSRAAITRIGAKPEGVLRHHMVMRDGWIRDTAVYSITRPEWPDVKQGLLDRLAARTAGRSGG, via the coding sequence ATGCAGCAGGTGGACGTGGACGGGTCGGCGACGGCCGAGTTGGTGGGGGAGCGGGTGCGGCTGGAGCCGCTGGAGCTCCGCCACCACGACGGGCTGTGCGAGGCGGTCCGCGACGGCAGTCTGTGGGAGCTCGCGGTGACGATCGTCCCGCACCCGGACGATGTCCGGGGCTTCATCGAGGACGCGATCGCGGCACGGGCGGCGGGCACGCAGATCCCGTACGCGACCGTGGACGCGGCGACGGGACGGGTCATCGGGTCCACCCGGCTGATGGTGATCAACACCGCGAACCGGCGGCTGGAGATCGGCTGGACCTTCCTCGCCGCGTCCTGGCAGCGGAGCGGTGCGAACACCGAGGCGAAGCTGCTGATGCTGACGCACGCCTTCGAGGCGCTGGGGATGAACCGCGTCGAGCTGCTCACGGACGTGCGGAACGCGAAGTCCCGGGCGGCGATCACCCGGATCGGCGCCAAGCCCGAGGGAGTGCTGCGGCACCACATGGTCATGCGCGACGGCTGGATCCGCGATACGGCGGTGTACAGCATCACGCGCCCGGAATGGCCGGACGTGAAGCAGGGCCTGCTGGACCGCCTGGCGGCTCGGACCGCCGGCCGCTCCGGAGGCTGA
- a CDS encoding methyltransferase domain-containing protein: MAVLVIGDAPTEAIEAAGLRIQACRNDADDPLPATLTGIDAVVLSPGATPAALPLVGPALAAEVPVLALGEGARLLTEAADTRLRSAGDTTDPVLGGGSAVHGFRVGASAWVLPVSDEADRALLGRFAALVAARTETTATRAFFTPRAAAWEERFAYQTPAYEAAVARMRLRPGQRALDLGCGSGRALPALRALVGARGTVIGVDLTHAMLTAAARAGRGGPARLLLADCGRLPLPAGAVHGIFAAGLLDHLPHPGAALREWARVTAPGGELLLFHPSGRAERAARHGRAVSPDDLLAEPNLRPALEAAGWHVAAYEDAPTHFLTRATR; the protein is encoded by the coding sequence ATGGCCGTCCTCGTCATCGGAGACGCACCCACCGAAGCCATCGAGGCGGCCGGGCTGCGGATCCAGGCGTGCCGGAACGACGCCGACGACCCCCTGCCCGCCACCCTCACCGGGATCGACGCGGTGGTCCTCTCCCCCGGCGCCACCCCTGCCGCCCTCCCCCTCGTCGGGCCGGCGCTGGCCGCCGAAGTGCCCGTCCTGGCACTGGGCGAGGGAGCCCGGCTGCTCACGGAGGCGGCGGATACGAGGCTCCGCTCCGCGGGCGACACCACCGACCCCGTGCTCGGCGGCGGCTCCGCGGTGCACGGGTTCCGCGTGGGCGCCAGCGCCTGGGTGCTGCCCGTCTCCGACGAGGCCGACCGCGCACTACTGGGCCGTTTCGCCGCATTGGTTGCCGCGCGCACCGAAACCACCGCCACCCGCGCCTTCTTCACGCCCCGGGCCGCCGCCTGGGAGGAGCGGTTCGCCTACCAGACCCCGGCCTACGAGGCCGCCGTCGCCCGGATGCGGCTGCGCCCCGGGCAGCGCGCGCTCGACCTGGGCTGCGGCAGCGGCCGCGCCCTGCCCGCGCTGCGGGCCCTGGTCGGAGCCCGCGGCACGGTCATCGGCGTCGACCTCACGCACGCCATGCTCACGGCCGCCGCCCGCGCGGGCCGCGGCGGCCCGGCCCGGCTCCTGCTCGCCGACTGCGGGCGCCTCCCGCTGCCGGCCGGCGCCGTCCACGGCATCTTCGCCGCCGGGCTCCTGGACCACCTGCCGCATCCGGGCGCCGCCCTGCGCGAGTGGGCCCGGGTCACGGCCCCCGGCGGGGAGTTGCTGCTCTTCCACCCCTCCGGCCGTGCGGAGCGGGCGGCCCGCCACGGTCGGGCCGTCAGTCCCGACGACCTCCTGGCCGAACCGAACCTGCGTCCGGCCCTCGAAGCGGCGGGCTGGCACGTGGCCGCGTACGAGGACGCCCCCACCCATTTCCTGACCCGCGCCACCCGCTGA
- a CDS encoding magnesium and cobalt transport protein CorA: protein MFSNLRRAVRRSYRRAVDLSHPVRSPLGSAVVNCIVYRDGVRQDGHGHADVGEALRRVRKTGEGFVWVGLHEPSQEEFAGLAELLGLHPLAVGDAVQAHQRPKIERYDETLFAVFKTVRYVEHEELTANSEVVETGELMAFAGNDFVITIRHGGRGTLGSVREELEVFPEHLAKGPVAVLHALADHVVDEYVAVTDAVQNDIDAVETMVFSEHGGRGDAGRIYQLKRELLELRRAVAPLGRPLQQLSTLPIPVIPPEMRTYFRDVADHLTRATDQIGAYDALLDSILQAHLAQVTVAQNEDMRKITAWAAIIAVPTMVCGVYGMNFEHMPELKWTYGYPFVLGVMVVACFVIHRGFRRNGWL from the coding sequence ATGTTCAGCAACCTGCGCCGGGCCGTGCGCCGCAGCTACCGGCGGGCGGTCGACCTCAGTCACCCGGTCCGCTCCCCGCTCGGCAGCGCCGTCGTCAACTGCATCGTGTACCGGGACGGCGTGCGCCAGGACGGCCACGGCCACGCCGATGTCGGCGAGGCGCTGCGCCGGGTCCGCAAGACGGGCGAGGGTTTCGTCTGGGTCGGTCTGCACGAGCCCTCGCAGGAGGAGTTCGCCGGGCTCGCCGAGTTGCTGGGCCTGCACCCGCTCGCCGTCGGGGACGCGGTCCAGGCCCACCAGCGGCCCAAGATCGAGCGCTACGACGAGACCCTCTTCGCCGTGTTCAAGACGGTGCGGTACGTGGAGCACGAGGAACTGACCGCGAACAGCGAGGTGGTGGAGACCGGCGAGCTCATGGCCTTCGCCGGCAACGACTTCGTCATCACCATCCGGCACGGCGGCCGCGGCACCCTCGGGTCGGTCCGCGAGGAGCTGGAGGTCTTCCCCGAGCACCTGGCCAAGGGGCCGGTCGCCGTCCTGCACGCACTGGCCGACCACGTGGTCGACGAGTACGTGGCCGTCACGGACGCGGTGCAGAACGACATAGACGCCGTCGAGACCATGGTCTTCAGCGAGCACGGGGGCCGTGGGGACGCCGGCCGGATCTACCAGCTCAAGCGCGAACTGCTGGAACTGCGCCGGGCGGTGGCCCCGCTGGGACGGCCGCTCCAGCAGCTGAGCACCCTGCCGATTCCGGTCATCCCGCCGGAGATGCGCACCTACTTCCGGGACGTCGCCGACCATCTGACCCGTGCCACCGACCAGATCGGCGCGTACGACGCCCTCCTCGACTCGATACTGCAGGCCCATCTCGCGCAGGTGACGGTCGCCCAGAACGAGGACATGCGCAAGATCACCGCGTGGGCGGCCATCATCGCCGTCCCGACGATGGTCTGCGGGGTCTACGGCATGAACTTCGAGCACATGCCCGAACTGAAGTGGACCTACGGATACCCCTTCGTGCTCGGAGTGATGGTCGTCGCGTGCTTCGTCATCCACCGGGGCTTCCGGCGCAACGGCTGGCTCTGA
- a CDS encoding glycosyltransferase family 87 protein — protein sequence MDHPRARTLLTVLLLAALTAVLVPAVGEEGYFADPARLTWWYAAAWTLFGAAAWSLRRVPERYVVPLVLAGALAVCAAGLSGPPLTSTDSFRYAWDGRVQAAGISPYDHAPADPALRALRDDWLFPRGAAACAGPDRVAVEPGVCTRINRPAVHTVYPPVAEGWFGLVHALSPAGVRHKALQTAGALLALAVTGALLLVQRRRGARLRTAAYWAWCPAVAVEAVNNAHVDVLAVLLSVAALGVVVRRRALGGALFGLAIAAKLLPAVLLPGALAGVRRWRDAAALLLPAAAVVGLAYLPYVLVSRASVFGYLGGYAEEEGYEDPGAGGRYALLRLVLPDSWSVPAVAVGMLAVTAYVWRRGDPQQPWSAALLVTGTAFLLMTPGYSWYALLLIALVALDGRAEWLGVAIAGAAAYVSVRALGGATIPVAYGLAGAAVLVGWALRRRAAARGGRGVAPGPPPRAPRSGQPMWKGSP from the coding sequence ATGGACCACCCCCGCGCCCGGACCCTCCTCACCGTGCTGCTGCTCGCCGCGCTGACCGCCGTGCTCGTGCCCGCCGTCGGCGAGGAGGGCTACTTCGCCGACCCGGCGCGGCTCACCTGGTGGTACGCGGCCGCCTGGACGCTGTTCGGCGCGGCCGCCTGGTCGCTGCGGCGGGTGCCCGAGCGGTACGTGGTGCCGCTCGTGCTGGCGGGCGCGCTGGCCGTCTGCGCGGCGGGACTCTCCGGGCCGCCGCTGACCAGCACCGATTCCTTCCGCTACGCCTGGGACGGGCGGGTGCAGGCCGCCGGGATCTCCCCGTACGACCATGCCCCCGCCGATCCGGCGCTGCGCGCCCTGCGCGACGACTGGCTCTTCCCGCGCGGTGCGGCCGCCTGCGCCGGGCCGGACCGGGTGGCCGTCGAGCCGGGGGTCTGCACCCGCATCAACCGGCCCGCCGTGCACACCGTCTACCCGCCCGTCGCGGAGGGGTGGTTCGGGCTGGTGCACGCCCTGTCCCCGGCGGGCGTGCGGCACAAGGCCCTGCAGACCGCCGGGGCCCTGCTGGCGCTCGCCGTCACCGGGGCGCTGCTGCTGGTCCAGCGCCGCCGGGGCGCGCGGCTGCGTACCGCCGCCTATTGGGCCTGGTGTCCGGCGGTGGCGGTGGAGGCGGTGAACAACGCGCACGTCGACGTGCTCGCCGTGCTGCTGTCGGTGGCGGCGCTGGGGGTGGTGGTGCGCCGGCGCGCCCTCGGCGGCGCCCTGTTCGGGCTGGCGATCGCGGCGAAACTGCTGCCCGCGGTACTGCTGCCGGGTGCGCTGGCCGGCGTACGGCGGTGGCGGGACGCGGCGGCGCTGCTGCTGCCCGCGGCCGCGGTGGTGGGCCTGGCGTACCTGCCGTACGTACTGGTCTCGCGCGCATCGGTCTTCGGCTACCTGGGCGGCTACGCGGAGGAGGAGGGGTACGAGGACCCCGGCGCGGGCGGCCGTTACGCGCTGCTGCGCCTCGTGCTCCCGGACTCCTGGTCGGTGCCCGCGGTCGCGGTCGGAATGCTGGCGGTGACGGCGTACGTCTGGCGGCGCGGGGATCCGCAGCAGCCGTGGAGCGCGGCGCTGCTGGTGACGGGCACGGCGTTCCTGCTGATGACTCCGGGCTACTCCTGGTACGCGCTGCTGCTGATCGCGCTGGTGGCGCTGGACGGCCGCGCCGAATGGCTGGGGGTGGCGATCGCGGGGGCGGCGGCGTACGTCTCGGTGCGCGCGCTGGGCGGGGCGACGATCCCGGTGGCGTACGGGCTGGCGGGCGCGGCCGTGCTCGTGGGGTGGGCGCTGCGGCGGCGGGCGGCGGCCCGGGGAGGGAGGGGAGTTGCCCCCGGGCCGCCGCCTCGCGCTCCTCGGAGCGGTCAGCCGATGTGGAAGGGGTCTCCGTAA
- a CDS encoding molybdopterin-dependent oxidoreductase codes for MHDARTATALGRWLGAAFAVCFLTGLISHYLQHPPGWAADSLPGRPVWGYRLTQGLHIATGLAAIVLLLAKLWAVYPRLFVWPPVRGVRHGLERLSVAVLVASAVLQVFTGLLNIAEWYPWPFGFIQTHFALAWVVTGSLLLHLAVKAPEIKAHWSRRSPGTLQLPAQDGPDRRSLMLGVGAAVGAVTLTTVGQSFTPLKRLDLLAPRHPDHGPQGLPVNRTAAAAGVTERAVRDWRLEVRGPTPYTLTLDQLRALPRAQARLPIACVEGWSVEARWSGVRIRDLMARAGAPAGAALRVTSLERGGAYRVMEMGRDYAEDPLTLLALELNGQVLTADHGYPARVIAPNRPGVLQTKWVTLLEVL; via the coding sequence CTGCACGACGCCCGAACCGCCACCGCCCTCGGCCGCTGGCTCGGCGCGGCCTTCGCCGTCTGCTTCCTGACCGGCCTGATCAGCCACTACCTCCAGCACCCGCCCGGCTGGGCCGCGGACTCACTGCCCGGCCGCCCGGTCTGGGGCTACCGGCTCACCCAGGGCCTGCACATCGCCACCGGGCTCGCTGCGATCGTGCTGCTGTTGGCGAAGCTGTGGGCGGTGTACCCGAGGCTGTTCGTGTGGCCCCCGGTGCGCGGTGTCCGGCACGGGCTGGAACGGCTGTCGGTGGCGGTGCTCGTGGCCTCCGCCGTCCTCCAGGTCTTCACCGGACTCCTCAACATCGCCGAGTGGTATCCATGGCCGTTCGGCTTCATCCAGACGCACTTCGCGCTCGCCTGGGTGGTGACCGGCTCGCTGCTCCTGCATCTCGCCGTCAAGGCGCCGGAAATCAAGGCTCATTGGAGCCGCCGTTCGCCCGGAACGCTCCAACTCCCCGCCCAGGACGGCCCGGACCGGCGCTCCCTGATGCTCGGTGTCGGCGCGGCCGTCGGAGCCGTCACCCTCACCACCGTCGGCCAGTCCTTCACCCCGCTGAAGCGGCTCGACCTGCTCGCGCCCCGGCACCCGGACCACGGACCGCAGGGGCTCCCGGTCAACCGCACGGCCGCGGCGGCCGGGGTCACCGAGCGGGCGGTACGGGACTGGCGGCTGGAGGTGCGGGGCCCCACCCCCTACACCCTGACGCTCGATCAACTCCGCGCCCTGCCCAGGGCGCAGGCGCGGCTGCCGATCGCTTGCGTGGAGGGCTGGAGCGTGGAAGCACGCTGGAGCGGCGTCCGGATCCGGGACCTGATGGCACGGGCCGGCGCCCCGGCGGGGGCCGCGCTGCGGGTCACCTCACTGGAAAGGGGCGGCGCCTACCGGGTGATGGAGATGGGCCGCGACTACGCCGAGGACCCGCTGACCCTGCTCGCGCTGGAACTGAACGGCCAGGTCCTCACCGCCGACCACGGCTACCCGGCGCGCGTCATCGCGCCGAACCGGCCCGGAGTCCTGCAGACCAAGTGGGTCACGCTGCTGGAGGTCCTGTGA
- a CDS encoding chitosanase, with protein sequence MFTPHRKRLAVSTLLGAALLAVPVTAHATAAAPTAAPASAQVSAAAVGLDDPVKKDIAMQIVSSAENSSLNWKAQYKYIEDIDDGRGYTAGIIGFCSGTHDMLELVEYYTQIKPGNVLAKYLPALRKVDGSDSHAGLDPNFTKDWVKAASDSDFKKAQDHERDRVYFNPAVSRGKSDGVGVLGQFIYYDAIVMHGDGDDSTSFRNIRKRALSKAKPPAQGGNETTWLNAFLDARVWAMKQEEAHSDTSRVDTAQRVWVKKGNLNLNTPLDWKVYGDPFHIG encoded by the coding sequence GTGTTCACCCCCCACCGCAAGCGACTGGCCGTCAGTACCCTGCTCGGCGCCGCCCTTCTCGCCGTGCCCGTCACCGCCCACGCGACCGCCGCCGCCCCCACCGCGGCGCCGGCCTCCGCGCAGGTGTCGGCCGCCGCCGTCGGACTCGACGACCCGGTGAAGAAGGACATCGCCATGCAGATCGTCTCCAGCGCCGAGAACTCCTCGCTGAACTGGAAGGCGCAGTACAAGTACATCGAGGACATAGACGACGGCCGCGGCTACACGGCCGGCATCATCGGCTTCTGTTCCGGCACCCATGACATGCTCGAACTCGTCGAGTACTACACGCAGATCAAGCCCGGCAACGTGCTCGCCAAGTACCTCCCGGCGCTGCGCAAGGTCGACGGCAGTGATTCGCACGCCGGCCTCGACCCCAACTTCACCAAGGACTGGGTGAAGGCGGCCTCCGACTCCGACTTCAAGAAGGCCCAGGACCACGAGCGCGACCGGGTCTACTTCAACCCGGCCGTGAGCCGCGGCAAGTCCGACGGCGTCGGCGTGCTCGGCCAGTTCATCTACTACGACGCCATCGTCATGCACGGCGACGGCGACGACTCCACCAGCTTCCGCAACATCCGCAAGCGCGCCCTCTCCAAGGCCAAGCCCCCGGCCCAGGGCGGCAACGAGACCACCTGGCTCAACGCCTTCCTCGACGCCCGCGTCTGGGCGATGAAGCAGGAGGAGGCGCACAGCGACACCAGCCGCGTCGACACGGCCCAGCGGGTGTGGGTCAAGAAGGGCAACCTCAACCTCAACACCCCCCTGGACTGGAAGGTTTACGGAGACCCCTTCCACATCGGCTGA